The Armatimonadota bacterium genome includes the window CGAGCCTCATAGCTCATGAGGCTGACCTTGATGCCGTGTTCATGCGCCAGCTTGATGATCCAGCGCAGCCGGTTCAGCAGGATCTTCTTGCTCTCCGGCGCAACGCCGACGTTCGGAAACTTGTCGCTCTGGATGAAGTAGGCGTAGAGGTTGGGGAAGCGCGTCGTGTCCAGATCGTACGGGCCGTGGATGTCCAGCCAGTTCAGCCGCGCCCAGGCCATCTGCCTGAAGAGCGTCTGCCAATAGTCGTCGTCCATGAAGAACCAGCGTTTGGGGTCGATCAGCGCGGCGGGATCGGAGTCGTTCCGGTTGTTCGCGTAGTCCCAAGGCAAGGGAAGGAAGAGGTTTAGGCCCCTGTCCACCAGGTAAGGGTTACCTATTGCCGTGCCCTTTGCGAGGGCCTTGTCGCCGGCGTTCTGAACCCGCTCCGCTAGCTCCAGATACCCGTACATCACGCCGTTTGCGTCGCCGCCGACGACGGAGACTTTCTTGCCGTCGGAGGTGATCCGATAGCGCTCGACACCAACCTTTGGGTCCACCTTCGCAGTCACGTTTGAAACACGGCTGCTGAGACCCGCGGACTGCAGGACGCGGCTGAACTCCTGATAGCCGAAGGTGATGGGGCTGGGTGGGGAAGCGAATGCGACGCCGAAAAGCAGTGCCGTAAGCATATTTGGACTCCGAAAGCCAAGTTTCAACTTCGACAAGGGTTCCCGCGCGTCCTCTTGGGTTCTCTGCGGAACGTGGCTAGTCGTCGCTGTCTCGGAGATTGCTTGCAGCGAGCTTGAGCCCTTTGCGAGCGAGTCCGCGCCCGTGGGCGCCTGCCCATTCGGACGGATAGGGCTTCGCGCCCATCGTCGCATACCAAAGGATGCGGTTCCTTAGGTCGTCGTTCCCTGCGTCGGGGCGCGAGAAGTCGAGCTTTGAAGATTGCTCGGCCCAATACTTCGCTTCGCCCTTCAGAGCGCTCTTCTTGGGGTTCAGTTCATCGAGGGGAACGTTTGAGGGCAGACACCGATAGGGCCGCAAGTCCGCTCTCGCGCCAAAGCACGCCGACATAACCGGGGCCATGGCGTCCATCTGATTCATCGGAGGTATCCCGAGAATACGCTCCATCGTGTGCAGGACCGACGTCTGGTTGTAGAACTGGCTTACCACGCCGCGATTGCGCGAATAGGGGCTGAGAACGAGGCAGAGCGATCGGTGGCCGTCGATGTGGTCGAAGCCGTTCTGCGGGTCGTCCTCGTTGACAAAGATCGCCATTTTCTTCCAGAACTTCGACTTCGAGAGCCCTTCCACGATTCTCCCAAGGGCAAGATCATTGTCCGCCATGTGGGCGCGGGGCGTTGGCATGCCCTCCTCGGAGCCTGACGTGTGGTCCTGGGGCAAGTAGATGATCACGAAGTTGGGAAACTGGCCTTTTCGCTCGAATGCCTTCAGGTCGTCGAGGAAAACCTTGGCACGGAGGACGTCGGGAATCTTCATCCCCCATCCCGGGAACCTGGGATTGGCGTAGAGCTTGGCGCGTTCGACTCCAATCTTGTGCTCGATTCTGACCTTGTTCGTCCCCTTCGTGTAGTCGTCGTAGACCTGCTTGAACGTCTTGTCGGGCTTTGGGTCGGAATAGACGAACTCTCCGTAGTTCCTGAAAGTGAGGCCGTGCTTCAGGACGTTGTCCCAGATGAACCCGGTGGTGGTGTAGCTTAGCGGGTCGTCACCGAATGGATAGCTGCGGGTCCAGCCGCCAAAAGACCGCTCGAGGTGTGCCGAGGCGTTGCCCTCGACGGCCCAGGCGTGCCCGTCGGCCGAGTTCACGCCGTTACAGTAGTAGTTGTCAAGGAGCACAAACTGCTCGGCGAGCGCGTGGTGGTTTGGTGTGATCTTGCGGGGAAACGTGCATAGCCTGGGGTCGCCGTCCCCCGGTTCAAGGTCGCCGAACACCTGGTCGTAGGTTCGGTTCTCCTTGATGATGTAGACGACGTGCTCGATCGACGAGGGCTCACCCAGCCTGGCTGGCACGGGCCTTGCCGCACCTTTCGAACGGCCACGCTCCAATGCCATCAAGGCTTCTTTGAACTGGGCGTCCGCCTTGGCGCGCTGGGTCATCGCCTTCAGAGCATCGGGAGTGGGCAAGGGTATTAGGCTCACGCTGCCTTTGAAATCGTAGACGCTATGGCCTCCACCCTCACGAGGCCCAGAACGAGACCCAACACCCTTGACGTTCGCCACGCAGAGCGTCTGGCCCGAAAGCGCGAGGCTCCCTGGGTACCACCCGACGGGAATCAGGCCCAGGATCTTGGCAGGGCCAGAGACATCAAAGACGGCGACGGCGTTGTTGCCGCCCAGCGTTACAAAGAGCCGCTTCTCGTCGGGCGATAGGGCGAGGGCTCCCGGAGCGCTCCCAAAAAGCTGGCCCGGCTCGGTATGCGTCACGAGGGTCTGTGAGACCCTCCATTTCGCCAAATCGATCACCGAGACCTGGTCGGAGTTGGCGTTCGCGACGTAGAGTCTCTGTCCTTTCGGGGCGATCAGGAGGTCGCTGGGTTGAAGGCCGGCCGGAACGCGATGCACGCGTCGCTTCAGGTTCAAATCGATAAGAACGACGGTCCCACCCTTCGCGATCCCCCGGGCGTCGACGGCGACCTGCGTGCCCGAAGACGGCGCGCGCCTGGCGCTCGAGTCGGGAGGAGGGCCGCCCCAGCAGGACACATAGGCCATCGAGCGTTCCCAATCCACCGTCACCGAGTAAGGGCAAATGTCCGAGGGGATTTGGACGGTGACTCCCGAGGCGAGGTCTACGATCCCGATCGCGTTGTTGCGTGAAAGGCAGACCACGGCGGATTTGCCATCCGGCGAGATGGCGAAGCCGCAGGGATAAGCCTCTCCTTTGTCGATGGGTTTTGGAAGGGTCAAGGTCTCGGCAACCGCCCAGCGGCCCTCGGCAGACCGTGTGACGTGCACGAGGTCGGAAGCTGCAGTGGTGGTCCAGAAGGAGCCGTCCGGCGAAACCTCGATGCCTGTGTAGGAAGCGCCGCCTTTGATCTCAAGCTCTTGCAGGACGCGCACCGACCCAACGTCGACGATCGTGACGCCGCGGTTCTCCCTGACGAAGGCGATGGCGCCGTCGCTGGACAGCGCCATGTCCACGGGGCGCGCCGCAATGTGAACCTGCTTGCCGGCAGGGTGTAGGTACTGTCCCGTGGCAACCTTGTGGCCGCCATCAGGTTGGGGGCCGATCCTGTCAGGCGCCGAACAGCCGGAAGCGAGGACGAGAGCGGCAAAAAGCGGCCACCGAGTCGTACAAACCATCACGGTTAGGATAGCCGCAATGGGAGCCGGATTGGGTTGCCTGGATCAGTCCTCGTAGATGGTCATTCGCTTGAGACGCCACTCAAGAAAGAGCGCCACGAGAAGCGACGCAAAGGGCAAGAGGAACGAAGCGTAGTGCGCGATACGAAGCTTCTTGTTGGGGCCGCCGCCCTCGATCTGGGCGCGGTAGAGGAGGGCATCGGCGCTGCCGCCAAACATGTTATAGAAGTAGCTCCAGCCCACATAGCAGCCAAGAACGAAGAGCGCTACGCCGAGCCAGCGCCACACGCCCTTCTCACCCGCCATTTCCTTTCGATAGCCGACGATGTAGACGAAAAGCCCGAAGATCACCGCGAGCAGGGGAAGCATGAGGACATCCGTCCAGGTGACGTCGGCTTGGGCGAGGAACGACATGGGGTTGACTCCAGACGAATGATCGGGCACGAAACGATCCATCTCCAGTATGGCTGATAGAAATGCTGGGCGAATTGACGCCTGAGGGCTTTTGAGCAGGAAGCGGGGTCTAGTCGAGCGCCTGCGTAAACACCGCTCGCAACACCTCGTCGGCAGTCGTCCAGCCCTGAAGGACTTTCGACTTTCCGTCTTCGAGCATTGTCCTGAATCCCTGCTGGCGGGCGGCGGCCATCAGCTCGCGATAGTCCGCCTTGGAGGCCACTGCGTGGCGGAAGTCCGTCGTTCCTACAATCAGCTCAAAGACACCAATACGCCCCTTGTAGCCCGTTCCGCGACAATCCGGGCAGCCTGCGCCCTTAGCGAATTTTGCCGTTTCACGCTCTTCGGGTGTCACCTTGAGGAGTTGAAGCTCGTCATCGTCGGGTGTATAGGGAGTTCGGCATTTGGGGCAATTGAGGCGCACCAGGCGCTGGGCCATGATGGCAACGCACGTACCCGCGATGAGGTAGGGTTCGGCGCCCATGTCCATCATTCGTCCGATGGTCTCTACGGCGTTGTTGGTGTGGATGGTGGTGAGCACAAGGTGGCCAGTCAGACCCGCCTGGATGCCAATGGCAAGCGATTCAGGGTCGCGCATTTCACCGACGAGCATGATGTCGGGGTCCTGGCGCAGGAACGAGCGCATGACCCTGGGGAAGCTCATCTTTTCCGAGACCTGAACCTGGGCGATGTTTTGCTCGAACTCATATTCGACCGGGTCCTCGACGGTGACGATGTTCTTTGTCTTGTGGTCGAGCTGGTTCACCGACGCGTAGAGTGTGGAGGTCTTTCCAGAACCTGTGGGGCCCGTGACGATGACGAGGCCATAGGGAATATTGATCGCTCGCTGCCAGTTCTTGAGCACGTCCTCCGGCATTCCGAGCTTCATCAAGTCGACCTTCATCGCCGTTGGGTCGAGAATACGAAGGACCATCTTCTCGCCGTTCAAGCAAGGTACGCAGGAAGCGCGGGAAGAGAGCCGCCGTCCCTGGTACTCCATATCGATGCGGCCATCTTGGGGTTCGCGCATCTCGTCGAGCCGCATGCCCGCAGAGAGCTTGAGCCTGGCGAGCACGTTCGTGGCCTGCTCCGGCGGAAGGAATCCAGTCGAGTGGAGAACACCGTCCTGGCGGTAGCGGATGCGCAACTGGTCGCGCTCCGGCTGAAGGTGGATGTCGGAAGTGCCCGTTTCAAGGGCGTTCATGAAGATGTTGTCCACGATGCCGACGGCGAGCGACATCTCTTCGCCACCCATCTCGCGCGTGACGCCGGACTCGCGGAGAATCAGTCGGAAGCGCTTGGAGGCGCCGAAATTGGTGTTGGAGAGGTCTTGCATCGACATGGCGGTTCTCTGATCTTGACGGAAGTGGAGTCGGTTTGGCAAGCGAACTTCGTTCGTCTCAGTTGCCGCCGTGCCAAGCCTTGCGCCTGTCTTGGCTCTCGATCGAAAGGCGATCCTGCAGGCTGTAGGCGAGGTCCAGGTCCAGGTTTTCGATGTGCAGGACGCCAAAGGGCGAGCTCGTCGTGAGCGCCAAGTCGGCAAGATGCCAGCGCCTCTGGAACCAGGATTGGTTTACCGTTAGAATCTGCGTGCGATCCAAGGGGACCACCGCCACCTGCTTGCGGAAGATGCCTTGGCGAGCGGCCAGGAATCCGTCTTGCTCCGCATAACCCACGTAGCGGTAACGCAAGACCGCCAGCATATAGCTTAGGGGCGCCCACACCACCATGCCGAGAAGGGGCCAGGCGCTCCGAGCGGGAATGCACGCCAGTCCGAAGAGGAAGAGGAACACCAGGAAGTTGCGGATCGCATAGCGCAACACCGCTTTCGGGCTCACTCGACGCCACTGAAAGTGCATGAAGCGGAATTGAGGAAACACCAGCTGCCCGATGACGTCGATCTGCTCGATGGAAGCCAGCGGGCATAGCTTGTTCGTCGCGCCCAACTCCTTGGCGTCGAATGAACCTGCCGTGTCGGCAAACATCTCACAATAGCCGAACGGCTGGTAGAGCAGCGGCTGCGCGATTCTCAGGCTCTGGACGCGGCCCAGAGGTACGACGCTCTGAATCTTGGTGAAGAGCCCGTAGGTGAGTTTGAGTCCCTTGATGTGTCGCTCCATGCGGAAGCCGTAGAACCTGGACAGCGAGTAGATCACCGATAAAAGCCAGCCCACCAGAAACAGCGCAAAGAACGACGCAACGGAAAGCAAAACTGCCTGAACAGGTGACAGCCGATGGGCAAGACTCTCGATCGGAGCGATGAAGCGGTCCACAACGTCGTCGAACTGGAAGACGCCGGCGATGCCGGCCACGATATACATTAGGCGATTGCTCAATGCGCCCGCGATAAAGAGCTGCTTGGGGGTGAGCTGGAAGAGCGCGGGTGGCTCGGCCTCCATAATAGGCTGTTCGGACTGGCTCTTCCTCTGGAGCAGCGCGTTTTGGAGCTCGATCGAATCGGCGCGAGAGACGGCCGCAAGCTCTGCCTCGACGCCGTGTCCTGCGGCCGTTTCCACCATGACGGCTGCCGCTCCCATCAGCCGGTGCAGGAGGTTTTGGCGCGTGTTCACGTTCTGAATGCGCGCCAATGGAATCACTCGGGTGCGCCTCCAGATGAACCCAGAGTTGACGATCAGGGAGTCGTCCGAGATCCGGTAGTTGGTGAAGAAGTAGGAGAAAACCGGCGCGACGAAGCCGAGCAGTCCCACAACCGCGCCACCCACCACCAAGATCAGCATGATCTTTCCCTCGCCGGACTTCGTGGAGGTCATGACGGTGAGGATGAGCGGCCAAACGCCATGGCGCAAGTAAGCCATGCCGCTGATCAGGATGGAGGCGACGTGAAGCCGTCTCGGAGACTCAAACATGGTCGGCTTGAGACTCCAGAATCATGTCGCGCAGGTCTTCGGCCTCTTCAGGCGTGAGGCCGGGAATGACGCCAACGGTGCCTGCGCCGCCTGCCGTGTGGATGCCCACCTGCACCAGCCCAAACCGCCGGTCGAGCGGTCCCGAATTGATGTCGAGATGCTGGATGCGGTCCCGAGCGACATGGCGGCGTGTCTTCCAGAACACCCCCCAGCTCAGCACGACGTCGTGCTCGCGGACCTCGTACTGCCAGCTCTCCCACTGCCTCCGGATTTTCGCAAGTGTGAAGGCGATGGTCCCCAGCCAGATGAGGGCAAAAACGGTGAACACGGCCACCGCGATCGGCTTGGAGATGTTTCGATCCCGCTGAAGGTCGAACACAAGGTAGCCGGGCACGATGAACATCGCCCCAGAAAGGAGCGAGCCAAACAGGCCCGAAACCACCCAGACCTTTTTGATTGCGGGGTGGATGCCTCTCGGGCCGCCGGTGGTGCGTCGTGCAGCAGGCGGGGCAGGGGTTGGGGTGCTGGCGTCGTCCATTGTACGTTGATGGCCCCTTGCCGTTCGGCAGGCGGTTTCCTTAAGGTACGACGATCCCGGGAGTCGGAGCGGTGCGATGCCGCCTCGAAGTTGTCCGCGGGGCCCTCCATTCCTCACTCCTGTTGGCAATGGGGGGCGGGTGAAGGGCGAGGGAGAAGGCGGTACGGGTTGGGCGATGGGTGATGGGGAGCCGCTTGAGCATCGGGAAGTGCGGAACATGCCGGCCCCCTCGCCTGGTCCTGGTAGGCGCGAGATCCTCGATTCGCTAAGTCTCTCCGACCCCTTCGGCAAGCTCTGCGCAGGCTTCTCCTTCAAAGGGAAGGGTAGTCCCCTGTTCCCCCGTCGCCCCTTGCATTTTGTACCGCTGTCGTCTTTACCCCACGTGTAGGAAGCTCTTGAGGTCGGCTTCGCCCACTTCGGGGTCGCCGGGTGAAACGTTGTTCAGTTTGCCTTGTTTCATCCATTCGATCAGCAGGTCCACCTGGCTGAAGAGGTGGTCGAACGAGTCCACATAGAACAGCAGCGGCTGGTAATGGTCGATCTCGAAGTACTGATTGACCACCCATTCGAGTTGAAAGGGGTACCTCTGGACGTCGGGCGAATCGATGGAATGGGCGATCTCGCCGTAGCTGCTAAGCAGGCCGCTTCCGTAGACGCAGAGTGGAGGGGGCGACAGGTTTTCAGGTGATGGGTTTTCAGGTCGTTCCTGAGAACCTGACAACCTGATCACCTGATCACCTGACGACCCTTCCTCCCTCTTCATCAACCCAAACTCAATGCTGAACCAAAAGAACCGCGCCATCGCCTTGACCATGCTGGTCAGCACCCGCACCTTCTCGGCGTCGTCCTTGATGCCGGAGGCGATCTCAGCCGCCTGGTGGGCGGCGTCTCCAAAGCGAACCAGAGTGTCGGCAAACGCCTTGTCTGTGTGCATCGGCACATGCCCCGAAATGTCGTGAAAAATGTCCGGCTCAGGCAGGTAATCGAGCCTA containing:
- a CDS encoding beta-propeller fold lactonase family protein, which codes for MVCTTRWPLFAALVLASGCSAPDRIGPQPDGGHKVATGQYLHPAGKQVHIAARPVDMALSSDGAIAFVRENRGVTIVDVGSVRVLQELEIKGGASYTGIEVSPDGSFWTTTAASDLVHVTRSAEGRWAVAETLTLPKPIDKGEAYPCGFAISPDGKSAVVCLSRNNAIGIVDLASGVTVQIPSDICPYSVTVDWERSMAYVSCWGGPPPDSSARRAPSSGTQVAVDARGIAKGGTVVLIDLNLKRRVHRVPAGLQPSDLLIAPKGQRLYVANANSDQVSVIDLAKWRVSQTLVTHTEPGQLFGSAPGALALSPDEKRLFVTLGGNNAVAVFDVSGPAKILGLIPVGWYPGSLALSGQTLCVANVKGVGSRSGPREGGGHSVYDFKGSVSLIPLPTPDALKAMTQRAKADAQFKEALMALERGRSKGAARPVPARLGEPSSIEHVVYIIKENRTYDQVFGDLEPGDGDPRLCTFPRKITPNHHALAEQFVLLDNYYCNGVNSADGHAWAVEGNASAHLERSFGGWTRSYPFGDDPLSYTTTGFIWDNVLKHGLTFRNYGEFVYSDPKPDKTFKQVYDDYTKGTNKVRIEHKIGVERAKLYANPRFPGWGMKIPDVLRAKVFLDDLKAFERKGQFPNFVIIYLPQDHTSGSEEGMPTPRAHMADNDLALGRIVEGLSKSKFWKKMAIFVNEDDPQNGFDHIDGHRSLCLVLSPYSRNRGVVSQFYNQTSVLHTMERILGIPPMNQMDAMAPVMSACFGARADLRPYRCLPSNVPLDELNPKKSALKGEAKYWAEQSSKLDFSRPDAGNDDLRNRILWYATMGAKPYPSEWAGAHGRGLARKGLKLAASNLRDSDD
- a CDS encoding type II/IV secretion system protein, with protein sequence MSMQDLSNTNFGASKRFRLILRESGVTREMGGEEMSLAVGIVDNIFMNALETGTSDIHLQPERDQLRIRYRQDGVLHSTGFLPPEQATNVLARLKLSAGMRLDEMREPQDGRIDMEYQGRRLSSRASCVPCLNGEKMVLRILDPTAMKVDLMKLGMPEDVLKNWQRAINIPYGLVIVTGPTGSGKTSTLYASVNQLDHKTKNIVTVEDPVEYEFEQNIAQVQVSEKMSFPRVMRSFLRQDPDIMLVGEMRDPESLAIGIQAGLTGHLVLTTIHTNNAVETIGRMMDMGAEPYLIAGTCVAIMAQRLVRLNCPKCRTPYTPDDDELQLLKVTPEERETAKFAKGAGCPDCRGTGYKGRIGVFELIVGTTDFRHAVASKADYRELMAAARQQGFRTMLEDGKSKVLQGWTTADEVLRAVFTQALD
- a CDS encoding PH domain-containing protein; protein product: MFESPRRLHVASILISGMAYLRHGVWPLILTVMTSTKSGEGKIMLILVVGGAVVGLLGFVAPVFSYFFTNYRISDDSLIVNSGFIWRRTRVIPLARIQNVNTRQNLLHRLMGAAAVMVETAAGHGVEAELAAVSRADSIELQNALLQRKSQSEQPIMEAEPPALFQLTPKQLFIAGALSNRLMYIVAGIAGVFQFDDVVDRFIAPIESLAHRLSPVQAVLLSVASFFALFLVGWLLSVIYSLSRFYGFRMERHIKGLKLTYGLFTKIQSVVPLGRVQSLRIAQPLLYQPFGYCEMFADTAGSFDAKELGATNKLCPLASIEQIDVIGQLVFPQFRFMHFQWRRVSPKAVLRYAIRNFLVFLFLFGLACIPARSAWPLLGMVVWAPLSYMLAVLRYRYVGYAEQDGFLAARQGIFRKQVAVVPLDRTQILTVNQSWFQRRWHLADLALTTSSPFGVLHIENLDLDLAYSLQDRLSIESQDRRKAWHGGN
- a CDS encoding PH domain-containing protein — its product is MDDASTPTPAPPAARRTTGGPRGIHPAIKKVWVVSGLFGSLLSGAMFIVPGYLVFDLQRDRNISKPIAVAVFTVFALIWLGTIAFTLAKIRRQWESWQYEVREHDVVLSWGVFWKTRRHVARDRIQHLDINSGPLDRRFGLVQVGIHTAGGAGTVGVIPGLTPEEAEDLRDMILESQADHV
- a CDS encoding phenylalanine 4-monooxygenase; protein product: MAQATPAEQSSHPNDDRFRTGLTTTFAPFIEQAQANGQLYIEQPYDLYSEENHQAWKLLYARMQDRWHKYANPHFLKGIESLCLDPERVPRLEDVNRFLCQLTGFRAKAVSGYVPAFPFFDCLRQREFPTTITIRRSDRLDYLPEPDIFHDISGHVPMHTDKAFADTLVRFGDAAHQAAEIASGIKDDAEKVRVLTSMVKAMARFFWFSIEFGLMKREEGSSGDQVIRLSGSQERPENPSPENLSPPPLCVYGSGLLSSYGEIAHSIDSPDVQRYPFQLEWVVNQYFEIDHYQPLLFYVDSFDHLFSQVDLLIEWMKQGKLNNVSPGDPEVGEADLKSFLHVG